The Saxibacter everestensis genome has a window encoding:
- a CDS encoding sulfite exporter TauE/SafE family protein: MVISALILLAIFVGACSQRITGMGFALVSAPFLVLLLGPFPGVMVVNLCGIISSGFVLSRVWRSVEWKTCGWLVMFAVIGIIPGAWLASVVHPTALEITIGGLLIVALSISILASKFADAASPTLPNKMAAGFLSGAMNAAAGVGGPAVSVYAVATRWEQRAFAATLQPYLLVVSVLSLTGKLILEPTGWPTIPIWLWASMLGVLMAGVFVGDKLSHRVSPLTARRILIVLAYAGALATLIKGLVSLG; this comes from the coding sequence GTGGTCATTTCCGCCCTGATCCTGCTGGCGATATTTGTCGGCGCCTGTTCTCAGCGCATCACCGGGATGGGCTTTGCCCTCGTCTCGGCTCCTTTTCTGGTGCTTCTGCTCGGTCCGTTCCCTGGCGTGATGGTTGTCAATCTGTGTGGCATCATTTCCTCAGGATTTGTGCTGAGCCGGGTATGGCGGTCCGTTGAATGGAAGACCTGCGGCTGGCTCGTCATGTTCGCGGTGATCGGCATCATTCCCGGTGCCTGGCTGGCCAGCGTCGTTCACCCCACGGCGCTTGAGATCACGATCGGCGGCCTGCTGATCGTGGCGCTGTCCATTTCGATCCTGGCATCGAAGTTTGCGGATGCCGCCTCTCCCACCCTCCCGAACAAGATGGCGGCCGGTTTCCTGTCCGGCGCCATGAACGCTGCGGCCGGCGTCGGTGGCCCGGCGGTGAGTGTCTACGCTGTGGCGACGCGCTGGGAACAACGGGCATTCGCGGCCACGCTGCAGCCGTATCTGTTGGTTGTCTCCGTTTTGTCGCTGACCGGAAAGCTGATCCTGGAGCCGACTGGCTGGCCGACCATTCCGATCTGGTTGTGGGCATCGATGCTCGGAGTGCTGATGGCGGGAGTTTTCGTCGGCGACAAGCTGTCCCATCGGGTCTCGCCGCTGACCGCGCGGCGGATACTGATCGTCCTGGCCTATGCCGGCGCCCTGGCAACCCTGATCAAGGGGCTGGTCTCTCTTGGGTAG
- the pspAB gene encoding PspA-associated protein PspAB, whose product MGFLDALMGRSKPKKANLDQLFALPSAAITLQVATAFTPTGAGAVAFRAAEGGAFATMQSDVESLLAADADTKVEASKDAYGFTWLVVHDEGKDASDLVTNLHAVNTSLESQGFGPMLLCSLMYFNNPQGDNLALVYLYKRGTFYPFVPAAGGSQQRNSALELQIRGVISNDVPIESDLSRWSPVWGAPGFDS is encoded by the coding sequence ATGGGTTTCCTCGACGCATTGATGGGTCGCTCCAAGCCCAAGAAGGCCAACCTCGACCAGCTCTTCGCCCTGCCCAGCGCGGCAATCACCCTGCAGGTAGCAACCGCCTTCACCCCAACCGGAGCCGGGGCCGTCGCGTTCCGGGCAGCAGAAGGCGGCGCCTTCGCGACCATGCAAAGTGACGTCGAATCGCTGCTCGCGGCGGACGCCGATACCAAGGTGGAGGCAAGCAAAGACGCCTACGGATTCACCTGGCTCGTCGTCCACGACGAAGGCAAAGACGCCAGTGACCTGGTCACCAACCTGCACGCGGTGAACACCAGCCTGGAATCACAGGGTTTCGGCCCAATGCTGCTCTGTTCCCTGATGTACTTCAACAACCCCCAGGGCGACAATCTCGCGCTGGTCTACCTTTACAAGCGCGGAACCTTCTACCCCTTCGTTCCGGCAGCGGGCGGATCCCAACAGAGAAATTCGGCGCTCGAACTGCAAATTCGCGGTGTGATCAGCAACGATGTGCCAATAGAATCCGACCTTTCCCGCTGGTCGCCGGTCTGGGGAGCACCCGGCTTTGACAGCTAA
- the moaA gene encoding GTP 3',8-cyclase MoaA — protein sequence MTSVNLGLPQVRLTGQEASPPERPATDALIDSFGRIGTDLRVSLTDKCNLRCTYCMPEAGLDWLPNDQVLTDDEIIRLVTLSVERLGITEVRFTGGEPLLRKGLEKIIGATARLRTQAGAAIETSLTTNAMGLRHRAQRLVDAGLTRINVSLDTLDAERFNAITHRDRHHEVIAGLEAARAAGLDPIKINAVLLPGVNDGEAATLLEWALEHDYQLRFIEQMPIDAQGAWDRDSMITAAQILESLNRDFELAATDPTARGAAPAETWLARSRVTDASGIVGVIGSVTRNFCASCDRTRLTADGQIRNCLFSTSETDLRSLLRDGSSDEQIMHAWQGSMWRKKAGHGIDVNGTGDGFANPSRSMSAIGG from the coding sequence ATGACGTCCGTCAATCTGGGCCTTCCGCAGGTCAGACTAACCGGCCAGGAGGCATCTCCACCTGAGCGGCCGGCAACGGACGCGCTCATCGACAGCTTCGGCCGGATCGGCACAGATTTGCGCGTGTCACTGACCGACAAATGCAATCTGCGCTGCACGTACTGCATGCCCGAGGCAGGCCTGGACTGGCTGCCGAACGACCAAGTGCTGACCGATGACGAGATCATCCGGTTGGTCACACTGTCGGTTGAGCGTCTGGGCATCACCGAGGTGCGCTTCACCGGCGGCGAACCTTTGCTGCGCAAAGGGCTGGAGAAGATCATCGGCGCCACCGCGAGGCTGAGGACCCAGGCCGGTGCGGCGATCGAAACCTCGCTCACGACCAATGCGATGGGCCTCCGGCATCGTGCCCAGCGCCTGGTAGATGCCGGTCTCACCCGAATCAACGTTTCCCTCGATACGCTCGACGCCGAGCGCTTCAATGCGATAACTCACCGCGATCGCCACCACGAGGTTATCGCCGGCCTCGAAGCCGCCCGGGCCGCCGGCCTGGACCCGATCAAGATCAATGCTGTGTTACTCCCTGGCGTCAATGACGGTGAGGCGGCCACGCTGCTGGAATGGGCGCTTGAGCACGACTATCAGCTGCGCTTCATAGAGCAGATGCCGATCGACGCCCAGGGCGCCTGGGACCGGGACAGCATGATCACGGCAGCTCAGATTCTTGAGTCCCTGAACAGAGACTTCGAGCTGGCGGCAACCGATCCCACCGCTCGCGGCGCCGCGCCCGCCGAGACATGGCTTGCACGGTCTCGCGTGACTGACGCCAGCGGAATCGTCGGCGTGATCGGCTCGGTGACCCGTAACTTCTGCGCCAGCTGCGATCGCACCCGGCTCACCGCCGACGGTCAGATTCGGAACTGCCTCTTCTCCACCTCCGAGACGGATCTCCGCTCGCTACTCCGGGACGGATCAAGCGACGAACAGATCATGCACGCCTGGCAGGGATCGATGTGGCGCAAGAAGGCCGGTCACGGCATCGACGTCAACGGAACCGGAGATGGCTTCGCGAATCCGTCACGCTCGATGAGCGCGATCGGGGGTTGA
- a CDS encoding siderophore-interacting protein, producing the protein MTANQPTPVKRSPRQTRLEVVDVVDLTPRMRRIVLGGSELASFAANDFADQYVKLLFRQPGVDYGEPFDIGFVRENLPRADHPVPRTYTVRYFDADRALLALDFVVHGDEGIAGPWAATAHKGDEVILLGPGGAYSPSPAADWHLIVADESALPAALNAVEALPDTARGQVFLEVADQTEEQPVDAPSGVDVVWLHRGADPTGSMIVNAVTSAPWPAGRVHAFVHGEAGFVRKLRTHLREDRELASDQLSISGYWRAGKTDEVFREEKRAEKMQQAKATT; encoded by the coding sequence TTGACAGCTAACCAGCCCACTCCGGTCAAGCGCAGTCCTCGCCAAACGCGGTTGGAGGTCGTCGATGTCGTCGACCTGACGCCCCGGATGCGCCGAATTGTCCTTGGCGGAAGTGAGCTCGCCAGCTTCGCCGCCAACGACTTCGCCGATCAATACGTCAAGTTACTGTTCCGGCAACCGGGCGTCGACTACGGCGAGCCGTTCGATATCGGTTTCGTGCGCGAGAATCTTCCCCGTGCCGACCACCCCGTGCCGCGCACCTACACGGTCCGTTACTTCGACGCCGACCGGGCCTTGCTCGCCCTCGACTTCGTCGTCCATGGCGATGAAGGCATTGCCGGCCCCTGGGCCGCCACGGCACACAAGGGCGACGAGGTAATTCTGCTCGGTCCTGGCGGAGCATACTCTCCCTCGCCTGCTGCCGACTGGCACCTGATAGTCGCCGACGAATCCGCCCTTCCGGCCGCACTGAACGCCGTTGAGGCGCTGCCAGATACCGCCCGCGGCCAGGTCTTTCTCGAAGTCGCCGACCAAACGGAGGAACAGCCGGTCGACGCACCGAGCGGGGTCGACGTCGTCTGGCTGCATCGGGGCGCCGATCCCACGGGCTCCATGATCGTCAACGCCGTGACCAGCGCACCTTGGCCAGCCGGGCGGGTCCATGCGTTCGTGCACGGCGAAGCGGGTTTCGTCAGGAAGCTGCGGACCCATCTGCGCGAAGACCGCGAACTTGCCAGCGACCAGCTGTCGATATCCGGCTACTGGCGAGCTGGGAAGACAGACGAAGTATTCCGTGAAGAGAAGCGGGCCGAAAAGATGCAACAGGCGAAAGCTACGACATGA
- a CDS encoding molybdenum cofactor biosynthesis protein MoaE, protein MRDESRLSSPGRSVRRAVVTADPIVPQELQDLVAMDAAGAVVGFSGIVRNHDRSRPVTGLDYEAHPDADRTVKQLVNEIVAAHAVDAVAVAHRTGQLRIGDVAFGVAVSAAHRHEAFAACEEIVETVKRELPIWKHQTFEDGSAEWVGSA, encoded by the coding sequence ATGCGTGACGAATCCCGACTCTCATCGCCTGGTAGATCGGTACGCCGAGCAGTGGTGACTGCAGACCCGATCGTTCCGCAGGAACTGCAGGACCTGGTCGCCATGGATGCGGCAGGTGCCGTCGTGGGCTTCAGCGGAATCGTTCGAAACCACGACAGGAGCCGGCCGGTGACCGGACTCGACTACGAGGCGCATCCGGATGCGGATCGCACCGTGAAACAACTGGTGAACGAGATCGTGGCTGCGCACGCCGTGGACGCGGTGGCAGTTGCCCACCGGACTGGCCAGCTGAGAATTGGCGACGTTGCCTTCGGCGTGGCGGTGTCGGCGGCACACCGGCACGAGGCTTTCGCTGCCTGCGAAGAGATCGTTGAGACGGTTAAGCGCGAACTGCCGATCTGGAAGCATCAGACGTTTGAGGACGGCAGTGCTGAATGGGTCGGCAGCGCGTAG
- the htpX gene encoding zinc metalloprotease HtpX, which produces MTNTRFTRDAGLSFRMGSTMFMLGLIYVVLILAIWWMLGRSVGGVILAVLISGAIFWGQWYFSDKLAMRAMGGRVVSPEEAPELHTIVDRLCQMADMKKPTVAISNADMPNAFATGRSPERSVICVTTGLLRRLDRNEVEAVLAHELSHVAHRDVTVMTVAGVAGVIAGVMMRSFLYTGLGRNNNNNGVPIQLIATLVGAIVYALSFVLIRVLSRYRELAADRAAAYLTGAPSTLSSALVKISGEMGRIPSKDLRKVGAYNQFFLIPALSGKEVIGWFSTHPSLEKRLEQLGRISAELSRPS; this is translated from the coding sequence ATGACCAATACCCGTTTCACCCGCGACGCCGGGCTCTCGTTCCGTATGGGTTCGACGATGTTCATGCTCGGTCTGATCTACGTTGTGCTGATTCTCGCCATCTGGTGGATGCTCGGGCGGTCCGTCGGCGGAGTAATCCTCGCGGTGCTGATCAGTGGCGCGATCTTCTGGGGCCAATGGTACTTCTCGGACAAGCTGGCGATGCGCGCCATGGGCGGCCGGGTCGTCAGCCCCGAGGAAGCCCCCGAGCTGCACACCATCGTGGACCGGCTGTGCCAGATGGCCGACATGAAGAAGCCAACTGTCGCAATCTCGAACGCTGACATGCCGAACGCATTCGCAACCGGACGGTCACCGGAACGCTCCGTCATCTGTGTGACGACGGGGCTGCTGCGGAGGCTGGACCGCAACGAGGTCGAAGCCGTCCTTGCCCATGAGCTGTCGCACGTCGCCCACCGGGACGTGACCGTGATGACGGTGGCGGGGGTCGCGGGCGTTATCGCCGGCGTCATGATGCGGTCCTTCCTGTACACCGGGCTGGGCAGGAACAATAACAACAACGGAGTGCCGATCCAGCTGATCGCCACGCTGGTCGGCGCGATCGTCTACGCCCTGTCGTTCGTGCTGATCCGGGTGCTGTCCCGTTACCGGGAGCTTGCCGCCGACCGGGCCGCCGCGTACCTCACCGGCGCGCCGAGCACCCTGTCCTCGGCGCTGGTGAAGATTTCCGGCGAAATGGGCCGGATACCCAGCAAGGACCTGCGCAAGGTCGGCGCCTACAACCAGTTCTTCCTGATTCCGGCCCTCAGCGGCAAGGAAGTAATTGGTTGGTTCTCAACTCACCCGTCGCTGGAAAAGCGGCTCGAACAGCTCGGACGGATTTCAGCCGAGCTAAGCAGGCCGAGCTGA
- the mgrA gene encoding L-glyceraldehyde 3-phosphate reductase encodes MAAGPGARFEPPGDGSADPHAPYVADVRRYANFEYRRVGTSGLLLPPISLGLWYNFGDNRPFDTQREVLRFAFDHGITHFDLANNYGPPAGSAEENFGRMMRGDFSAYRNELVISSKAGWDMWPGPYGRLGSRKYLLSSLDESLKRMNLDYVDIFYSHRFDPDTPLEETIGALDTAVRSGRALYAGISSYSRDRTEEAAKIASDLGLPLIIHQPAYSLLNRWIEDGLTETLAAQGMGAIAFTPLAQGMLTSKYLGHAGEVERATDRPSFKSSFLTDANRQTLRALNAVAERRGQSLAQMAIAWVLRDRTVTSALIGASSVGQLEENLGAMDNLEFAEEELAEIDQIATDGDVNNWAASSDL; translated from the coding sequence ATGGCCGCAGGTCCCGGAGCTCGATTCGAGCCGCCAGGTGACGGGTCAGCTGATCCGCACGCCCCATACGTCGCTGACGTACGGCGGTACGCAAACTTCGAATATCGCCGGGTCGGCACTTCGGGGCTCTTACTGCCGCCGATTTCGCTCGGGCTTTGGTACAACTTCGGTGACAATCGGCCCTTCGACACCCAGCGTGAAGTTCTTCGGTTCGCCTTTGACCACGGCATTACCCATTTCGATCTGGCAAACAACTATGGGCCACCTGCCGGTTCGGCCGAGGAGAATTTCGGCCGGATGATGCGCGGGGATTTTTCCGCCTACCGCAACGAGCTGGTTATCTCGTCCAAGGCAGGGTGGGACATGTGGCCCGGGCCGTACGGCAGACTCGGGTCCCGAAAATACCTGCTGAGCAGCCTGGACGAATCGCTGAAGCGAATGAACCTCGATTACGTTGACATCTTCTACTCGCACCGCTTCGACCCGGACACGCCGCTGGAGGAAACCATCGGCGCCCTGGACACGGCGGTACGGTCCGGGCGGGCCCTGTATGCCGGGATCTCCTCGTACTCGCGGGACAGAACTGAGGAAGCCGCGAAGATCGCATCGGATCTCGGGTTACCGCTGATAATCCATCAGCCGGCCTATTCGTTGCTCAACCGCTGGATCGAAGACGGCCTCACCGAGACGCTGGCAGCGCAGGGGATGGGCGCGATCGCTTTCACGCCACTGGCTCAGGGCATGCTGACCTCAAAGTATCTGGGGCATGCCGGAGAAGTGGAACGCGCCACCGATCGGCCAAGCTTCAAGTCAAGTTTCCTAACCGATGCGAACCGGCAGACGCTTCGTGCGCTGAACGCAGTGGCGGAGCGACGAGGGCAGAGTCTGGCTCAGATGGCAATCGCCTGGGTGCTGCGCGACCGGACGGTTACCTCCGCGCTGATCGGAGCCTCCAGCGTGGGTCAACTCGAGGAGAATCTCGGCGCGATGGACAACCTTGAGTTCGCCGAAGAAGAGCTGGCCGAAATAGATCAGATCGCGACGGACGGCGACGTCAACAACTGGGCGGCCTCATCGGATTTGTGA
- a CDS encoding MoaD/ThiS family protein: MTSAVTVRYFAAARAAVLRDEEALELPVSLTLTELLEVLSARHKTLRPVLPACSYLVNGRSVSASAVSSGQTPMIGSGDTVDVLPPFAGG; encoded by the coding sequence ATGACGTCTGCTGTGACCGTGCGCTACTTCGCTGCGGCGCGCGCTGCCGTGTTACGCGATGAGGAGGCATTGGAGCTCCCGGTATCGCTGACCCTCACCGAGCTGCTCGAGGTGCTCAGCGCCCGGCACAAGACGTTGCGGCCGGTTCTGCCGGCTTGCAGCTATCTGGTCAACGGCCGTTCGGTATCCGCCTCGGCGGTTTCCAGCGGTCAGACACCGATGATCGGGTCCGGCGACACCGTGGACGTGCTACCACCGTTCGCAGGCGGATAG
- a CDS encoding RNA-binding S4 domain-containing protein, which yields MRSVQIRDDMIRLGQFLKLAGLAEDGTEAKALLDDDLVKVNGTLEFRRGRQLHIGDVVRLGKEEVEVIGNA from the coding sequence ATGCGCTCTGTCCAGATCCGCGACGACATGATCCGCCTCGGTCAGTTCCTCAAGCTCGCCGGGCTGGCGGAGGACGGCACTGAAGCCAAGGCATTGCTGGACGACGATCTGGTGAAGGTGAACGGAACGCTCGAGTTCCGCCGTGGCCGGCAGCTGCACATCGGAGACGTCGTCCGATTGGGCAAGGAAGAGGTCGAGGTGATCGGCAATGCGTGA
- a CDS encoding DUF4031 domain-containing protein: MAIFVDAPIWPAHGRRWAHLICDTGFAELHAFAASQEIPARAFDGDHYDVPAESISRLLSAGATQVSTRDMVRILRDSKLRSMRPRSAKPGYASRRIAVGAGIVLAAAQGAGQQPPERAALSELGFAALAVGKSLGDVVARAESSRPALDSVVVVGAFEPAPALAQLQAVSSDFRLADGGFASLDGRTRLRHRDGAEIIGRVHWPALRE; the protein is encoded by the coding sequence ATGGCAATTTTTGTTGATGCGCCCATCTGGCCCGCACACGGGCGAAGATGGGCGCATCTCATTTGTGATACCGGTTTCGCCGAACTGCATGCTTTCGCGGCAAGCCAGGAGATTCCGGCCAGGGCGTTCGATGGCGACCACTACGATGTGCCTGCGGAGTCCATTTCCAGGCTTCTCTCCGCCGGAGCGACACAGGTCAGCACCCGGGACATGGTCCGCATCCTCCGCGACAGCAAGCTGCGATCGATGCGGCCGCGAAGTGCCAAACCCGGCTATGCCTCCCGCCGGATCGCCGTGGGCGCTGGCATCGTCCTTGCCGCCGCACAAGGGGCCGGACAGCAGCCCCCTGAGCGGGCTGCGCTTTCTGAACTCGGCTTCGCGGCACTCGCGGTCGGAAAGTCGCTGGGGGACGTGGTCGCCCGAGCCGAATCGTCCAGGCCGGCGCTTGATTCTGTAGTGGTCGTCGGGGCGTTCGAACCAGCACCGGCACTCGCTCAGCTGCAGGCGGTGAGCTCGGACTTCCGGCTTGCCGATGGCGGCTTCGCCTCGCTCGACGGTCGGACCCGACTTCGGCATCGCGACGGAGCCGAGATTATCGGCCGGGTGCACTGGCCCGCGCTTCGTGAATAG
- a CDS encoding DUF1707 SHOCT-like domain-containing protein — protein sequence MTSSDDAVPVWEQLSKDPRDPQYAQLRASDQDRAIVSQVVADAYADGRLDREEYDERAESVLSARMLGEFPPLLEDLLPVTGIAEASGKDFPAQAERSYRRGLRARFTGFASTSAITGAIWIATSFMNGDPYFFWPIFPIVGTGIGVVTQLINKRDVIEDEVRHLERREQKRRQAIESEPGALPARPIVAPTQQHLARHPHSRDQRRQDLREWRAQRRDDRRRN from the coding sequence ATGACTTCGTCCGATGACGCTGTGCCCGTATGGGAACAGCTATCGAAAGATCCACGGGATCCGCAGTATGCGCAGCTTCGCGCCTCGGATCAGGATCGCGCTATCGTCAGCCAGGTCGTCGCGGACGCATACGCGGACGGACGCCTTGACCGCGAGGAGTACGATGAGCGGGCCGAGTCAGTCCTTAGTGCTCGAATGCTTGGTGAGTTCCCGCCGCTGCTGGAGGATTTGCTGCCAGTCACCGGCATCGCCGAAGCGTCAGGGAAGGACTTCCCCGCCCAAGCCGAACGATCGTACCGACGAGGATTACGGGCGCGTTTCACCGGCTTCGCCAGCACGTCCGCAATAACCGGAGCGATCTGGATTGCCACGTCCTTCATGAATGGCGACCCCTATTTCTTCTGGCCGATCTTCCCGATAGTCGGCACCGGAATCGGCGTGGTGACACAGCTGATCAACAAGCGGGACGTCATCGAGGACGAAGTGCGGCATCTGGAGCGCCGGGAGCAGAAGCGCAGGCAGGCAATCGAGTCCGAGCCGGGTGCGCTTCCCGCCCGGCCAATAGTCGCGCCGACGCAGCAACATCTGGCCCGGCATCCGCACAGCCGGGATCAACGGCGGCAGGACCTGCGGGAATGGCGTGCCCAGCGTCGCGACGACCGACGCCGCAACTAG
- the groL gene encoding chaperonin GroEL (60 kDa chaperone family; promotes refolding of misfolded polypeptides especially under stressful conditions; forms two stacked rings of heptamers to form a barrel-shaped 14mer; ends can be capped by GroES; misfolded proteins enter the barrel where they are refolded when GroES binds), protein MAKIITFNEEARRGLERGLNTLADAVKVTLGPRGRNVVLEKKWGAPTITNDGVSIAKEIELEDPYEKIGAELVKEVAKKTDDVAGDGTTTATVLAQALVREGLRNVAAGADPLSLKRGIEKAVAAVTEQLLNSATEVETKEQIAATAGISAGDPAIGELIAEAIDKVGKEGVVTVEESNTFGLELELTEGMRFDKGYISGYFVSDAERQETVLEDPYVLVVNSKISNVKDLLPLLEKIQQSGKPLLIIAEDVEGEALAVLVVNKIRGTFKSVAVKAPGFGDRRKAQLADIAILTGGQVIAEEVGLKLENATLELLGTARKVVVTKDETTIVEGAGDAEEIAGRVAQIRAEIDNSDSDYDREKLQERLAKLAGGVAVIKAGAATEVELKERKHRIEDAVRNAKAAVEEGIVAGGGVALIQAGEKAFASLQLEGDEATGANIVKVAIDAPLKQIAFNAGLEPGVVAEKVRNLDAGHGLNAATGQFEDLLAAGINDPVKVTRSALQNAASIAGLFLTTEAVVADKPEKSAPAAAGPEGDMGGMGF, encoded by the coding sequence ATGGCTAAGATCATTACTTTCAACGAAGAGGCCCGTCGCGGCCTCGAGCGGGGACTCAACACCCTCGCTGACGCGGTTAAGGTCACGCTTGGCCCCCGCGGTCGCAACGTTGTTTTGGAAAAGAAGTGGGGAGCCCCCACTATCACCAACGACGGCGTGTCCATCGCTAAGGAAATCGAGCTCGAGGATCCTTACGAAAAGATCGGCGCGGAACTCGTCAAAGAGGTCGCAAAGAAGACCGATGACGTCGCAGGTGACGGAACCACTACGGCTACCGTTCTTGCTCAGGCACTGGTTCGCGAAGGCCTGCGCAATGTCGCAGCCGGAGCAGATCCGCTCAGCCTCAAGCGCGGCATCGAAAAGGCCGTTGCTGCCGTCACCGAACAGCTGCTGAACAGCGCCACCGAGGTTGAGACCAAGGAGCAGATTGCTGCTACCGCCGGTATCTCCGCCGGTGACCCTGCGATCGGTGAACTCATTGCCGAAGCAATCGACAAGGTCGGCAAAGAGGGCGTCGTAACCGTTGAGGAGTCCAACACCTTCGGCCTTGAGCTTGAGCTCACCGAGGGTATGCGCTTCGACAAGGGTTACATCTCCGGCTACTTCGTTTCTGACGCAGAGCGTCAGGAGACAGTCCTCGAAGATCCTTACGTCCTCGTGGTCAATTCGAAGATCTCGAACGTCAAGGACCTGCTTCCGCTGCTTGAGAAGATCCAGCAGTCCGGCAAGCCGCTGCTGATCATCGCCGAAGACGTTGAGGGCGAGGCTCTCGCCGTTCTCGTCGTGAACAAGATCCGCGGAACCTTCAAGTCGGTTGCCGTCAAGGCTCCTGGCTTCGGAGACCGCCGCAAGGCTCAGCTGGCCGATATCGCCATCCTCACCGGTGGTCAGGTCATCGCCGAAGAGGTCGGCCTGAAGCTCGAGAACGCAACTCTCGAACTGCTGGGAACCGCCCGCAAGGTAGTTGTCACCAAGGACGAAACCACCATCGTTGAGGGTGCTGGCGACGCCGAAGAGATCGCGGGACGCGTTGCACAGATTCGCGCCGAGATCGACAACTCCGATTCGGACTACGACCGTGAGAAGCTGCAGGAGCGTCTGGCGAAGCTTGCCGGCGGCGTTGCAGTCATCAAGGCCGGAGCCGCTACCGAAGTTGAGCTGAAGGAGCGCAAGCACCGCATCGAAGATGCAGTGCGTAACGCCAAGGCAGCCGTCGAAGAAGGCATCGTCGCCGGTGGTGGCGTTGCTCTGATTCAGGCTGGCGAGAAGGCTTTCGCAAGCCTGCAGCTCGAGGGTGACGAGGCAACCGGCGCTAACATCGTCAAGGTTGCCATCGACGCACCGCTGAAGCAGATCGCGTTCAATGCCGGGCTCGAGCCAGGCGTTGTCGCTGAGAAGGTACGTAACCTCGATGCGGGCCACGGTCTGAACGCCGCGACCGGTCAGTTCGAGGATCTGCTTGCCGCTGGAATCAATGACCCGGTCAAGGTGACCCGTTCCGCTCTGCAGAACGCCGCCTCTATCGCCGGTCTGTTCCTTACCACGGAAGCAGTTGTCGCCGACAAGCCGGAAAAGTCTGCTCCGGCAGCTGCCGGTCCTGAGGGAGACATGGGCGGCATGGGCTTCTAG
- the mmuM gene encoding homocysteine S-methyltransferase has translation MSSLNAMLAARKYLVLDGALGTELTRRGEALDGGLWSAQLLAEKPGVISAVHRDYLDAGADIILTSSYQATLPGLKARGYTNLEAEQLLRSSLLLAKHARDEASAAAPGRLVQPIVATSIGPYGAYLADGSEYRGDDGLTVRQLAAFHRPRIEILAEAGSELFACETIPSAREAEALLSVLADFPEIDSWLTFSARDGARISDGTPLADCARMAGQEVSAIGVNCVPAELANQLVAVLRNHTSLPIVAYPNSGELWDAGSQAWLGTAGRQNFDDVGRGLYQAGAAIIGGCCRTTPRDIEAVALALAKV, from the coding sequence GTGAGTTCCCTTAACGCCATGCTCGCGGCGAGGAAGTACCTGGTTCTGGATGGCGCGCTGGGCACAGAGCTGACCCGTCGAGGGGAGGCACTCGACGGGGGCCTGTGGTCAGCCCAGCTCCTTGCCGAGAAGCCCGGCGTCATTTCCGCGGTGCATCGCGATTATCTCGATGCCGGGGCGGACATCATTCTGACGTCGAGCTATCAGGCGACCCTCCCCGGGCTCAAAGCCCGGGGGTATACCAACCTCGAAGCCGAACAGCTGCTGCGGTCAAGTCTGCTGCTTGCCAAGCACGCTCGGGACGAGGCATCTGCGGCGGCGCCGGGCAGATTAGTCCAGCCGATTGTCGCGACGTCCATCGGCCCCTATGGCGCCTATCTCGCTGATGGTTCCGAGTATCGGGGGGACGACGGCCTGACTGTCCGCCAGCTTGCGGCGTTTCATCGTCCTCGGATTGAAATCCTGGCCGAGGCCGGTTCTGAGCTGTTCGCCTGCGAGACCATACCGTCGGCGCGGGAGGCCGAAGCTCTGCTCTCGGTCTTGGCCGACTTCCCGGAGATCGATTCCTGGCTCACGTTCAGCGCGCGTGACGGGGCGCGAATCAGCGATGGGACGCCGCTCGCCGACTGCGCGCGGATGGCAGGACAGGAGGTTTCCGCGATCGGCGTCAACTGTGTTCCTGCCGAGCTGGCCAACCAACTGGTGGCCGTCCTGCGGAACCACACCAGTCTGCCTATCGTTGCCTACCCGAATTCAGGTGAGTTGTGGGACGCGGGCTCCCAGGCCTGGTTGGGTACCGCCGGGAGGCAGAATTTCGACGATGTCGGCCGTGGCCTGTACCAGGCTGGTGCAGCAATAATCGGTGGCTGCTGCCGAACCACGCCTCGCGACATCGAAGCCGTTGCGCTTGCTCTGGCGAAGGTGTGA